Proteins encoded together in one Coriobacteriia bacterium window:
- a CDS encoding V-type ATPase 116kDa subunit family protein, whose product LWMRFKFKEKDSVQLATGLLGPAATSAILFGILYGEFFGGLLWNHADFMFPMINIFGITLPYNREVFVMPLMFAALGLGVIQITFGLILGLVNALKTKHTKHAWVKGGLASLMIGLIILIVAMVLLNSNPVVRAIGAIAMMGGAVATIWFGGMIGVVEIIELMSHSASYLRIMAIGLSDAIFASAINEMAGNMPVADGIVAALLFHIIHLALAVITPSVHALRLNFLEFGGKYYEASKSEYKPFHKTGGEKSA is encoded by the coding sequence CCTGTGGATGCGGTTCAAGTTCAAGGAGAAGGACTCGGTGCAGCTGGCGACCGGCCTTCTCGGTCCGGCGGCCACCTCGGCCATCCTCTTCGGTATCCTGTACGGCGAGTTCTTCGGCGGGCTGCTCTGGAATCATGCGGACTTCATGTTCCCGATGATCAACATCTTCGGCATCACGCTCCCGTACAACCGCGAGGTATTCGTGATGCCCCTGATGTTCGCGGCCCTCGGCCTCGGCGTCATCCAGATCACCTTCGGCCTGATACTCGGCCTGGTGAACGCTCTCAAGACTAAGCACACGAAGCACGCGTGGGTTAAGGGCGGTCTGGCCAGCCTCATGATCGGCCTCATCATCCTGATCGTCGCGATGGTTCTGTTGAACTCGAATCCTGTGGTCCGTGCGATCGGAGCGATCGCGATGATGGGCGGGGCGGTCGCCACTATCTGGTTCGGCGGCATGATCGGGGTCGTCGAGATCATCGAGCTCATGTCTCACAGCGCGAGCTACCTGCGTATCATGGCCATCGGTCTCTCGGACGCGATCTTCGCGAGTGCCATCAACGAGATGGCGGGGAACATGCCGGTCGCAGACGGTATCGTCGCAGCACTCTTGTTCCACATCATCCACCTTGCCTTGGCGGTCATCACGCCATCAGTTCATGCCCTACGTCTCAACTTCCTGGAGTTCGGCGGGAAGTACTACGAGGCGAGCAAGTCAGAGTACAAGCCGTTCCACAAAACCGGAGGTGAAAAGAGCGCATGA